A section of the Citrus sinensis cultivar Valencia sweet orange chromosome 8, DVS_A1.0, whole genome shotgun sequence genome encodes:
- the LOC102622396 gene encoding probable carboxylesterase 13, translating into MGSTEPLSEIAHDFSPMMIIYKDGTIERLVGNDIVPPSFDPKTNVDSRDVLYLPENTLSARLYIPKNPKDQNRKLPLVVYFHGGGFCVHTAFSSTYNNYLNNLVSEANIIAVSVDYQRAPEIPVPCAHEDSWTALKWVASHVDGDGQEDWLNHYVDFQRLFFAGDSSGAKIAHHMGVRHCREILDDWDCFNSSILLGQGPYS; encoded by the coding sequence ATGGGTTCCACAGAGCCATTATCAGAAATCGCCCACGATTTCTCTCCTATGATGATAATATACAAGGATGGCACAATAGAGAGGCTTGTGGGCAATGACATCGTTCCCCCATCATTTGATCCAAAAACAAACGTTGATTCCAGAGACGTTTTGTATTTACCTGAAAATACTCTATCCGCTCGTCTTTACATTCCGAAAAACCCAAAAGATCAAAACCGAAAACTTCCTCTTGTGGTTTATTTTCACGGTGGAGGCTTCTGCGTCCACACTGCCTTTTCTTCTACTTACAATAATTACCTCAACAACTTAGTTTCTGAAGCTAACATCATAGCAGTCTCGGTTGATTATCAGAGAGCCCCGGAGATTCCGGTCCCCTGTGCTCACGAAGATTCATGGACTGCACTCAAATGGGTTGCTTCCCATGTTGATGGGGATGGCCAGGAAGACTGGCTTAACCATTATGTTGACTTTCAGAGACTGTTTTTCGCTGGTGACAGTTCTGGTGCTAAGATAGCGCACCACATGGGAGTAAGACATTGTCGAGAAATTCTCGACGATTGGGATTGTTTTAACTCATCCATCCTTCTGGGGCAAGGACCCTATTCCTGA